Part of the Rhizoctonia solani chromosome 2, complete sequence genome is shown below.
AGTAGTAACCGTGTATACAATATATGGGTTTATAGGATCGCCCACTTTTTGAGGATCTCCTACAGTAATATGGAACGTGAATGGTCCATTTGATTCGCCAGATCGAGGTGTAGATTGCTTAGGGATCCAAAAGAGTCAAGAATACGTTAGATGAGCTACCAACTACTCACTTGGGGTGTCCCGGTGCTACTTCGGTCAGGATCGCCAGAACTTTCTCTCCTGCTATGTTCCGATTCGTTGGACTCGGAGGGCTTTCTGGAATGGCCAGAGGCAGAGCCTTCCTCTTTGCTACCCTGTTCTGGATGGGAACTCTGTCCTTTGAAGTGTGCCTCATTCTCTCCTCCCCATCCAGTTTGAGACGAATCTCCGCCCCATCCATCTGCCGAGTCTACTGCACCCCACCCGGCGGAGCGAGCTGTGGGCGGTAAACCAGCATCACGTATCTCAGTCGTTGATGAATTACTGCCCCATCCTGGATTTGGTACTTCTCCGCCAAGAGCAAGCCCACTAAAAGATTGCGTTAGATTCCGAGAGCTGGCAGCGGGTGTATCAAGCGGGGATACGATTCGTGCGTAGGCACCTGGACCAGGTGATGCTTGCGGGAGGTTAAGGAAAGTGCTGCCTTCAGGGTATAGAGATGAAGCAAGGCTATCAGAAGCTGAATGGGATGTAGGGGCTGGAACTACGGTTTCTCTAGAATCTACGGCACTAGGTGGCGCATTTGCTTCGGGGACACTAGAACCTAACGAGGGAACTGATGACGTTGGCGGTACCTTTCTTGGGGATTCCGCCCTGGCCGGGGATTCGGGCGAAACCGAAGATATCTTTGGGGTGGAGGCACCATCCTCTGGCACAGGAGGAGTTGCAGAGGCCGACCGTGGCAAAGATACTTGTTCCGCTGGCACTGAATTACGCTTTGGCTGCCTTGTTCCTGGATCTTCTATTGCAAGTAGGTCCCCCGATTTAGCGGGCGTAGTTTCGCTTGCTTCTGATACAACCTGTTGTTTGGGTGCAGGCACAGGGCCACGGACAGTTGAAGCCGAACGAGCTTTCGAGACGAGAGCTTCGAGGGGATCGGCCTTAGTAGAAGAAAATAGGGATCCAGAACGGGACTCCGAAGGTGCAGCTCCAGAAGTATTAGTCAACGAGCTCCGTTTTGGTTTATGGCGATTAATAAAACCACCCCCAAATGTAGAATCGTCGGGTTCGTCGAACAGACCAGCTTTCGATGGGGAAATCGGGACAGTAATAGGTGGTTTGGGAGCAGGAATTGACGAAACCGGAGAAGCGTTGGTATCTAAAGGTGGTGGTGCGGATTCTGGGAGGGTTGGCGTTGCTACTCGG
Proteins encoded:
- a CDS encoding vacuolar protein sorting-associated protein 5; this encodes MSGGFGDGFGGDFDDLLSSRTTAPPNLGNPFEDPFADIGRSNENDPWASHGDPEAQSPSTSFSQNHAYETPAWKVEISLTESQNSALLRHLLGIPQSPRLSDYRVATPTLPESAPPPLDTNASPVSSIPAPKPPITVPISPSKAGLFDEPDDSTFGGGFINRHKPKRSSLTNTSGAAPSESRSGSLFSSTKADPLEALVSKARSASTVRGPVPAPKQQVVSEASETTPAKSGDLLAIEDPGTRQPKRNSVPAEQVSLPRSASATPPVPEDGASTPKISSVSPESPARAESPRKVPPTSSVPSLGSSVPEANAPPSAVDSRETVVPAPTSHSASDSLASSLYPEGSTFLNLPQASPGPGAYARIVSPLDTPAASSRNLTQSFSGLALGGEVPNPGWGSNSSTTEIRDAGLPPTARSAGWGAVDSADGWGGDSSQTGWGGENEAHFKGQSSHPEQGSKEEGSASGHSRKPSESNESEHSRRESSGDPDRSSTGTPQQSTPRSGESNGPFTFHITVGDPQKVGDPINPYIVYTVTTKTNSPHHRKPHMSVLRRYSDFLWLFETLSFNKPGVFVPPVPEKQGFGRFQGAFVEQRRLALNNCIQKIANHPLLSTDDDFKFFIESDSFALDVKHRKAEIAQEKTGGFLSSITGPKFYETDEWFDTKRSYVDALESQLRGLAKSVDTVSKNQAEVAAATGEFAETLVVLSNSDLSKQLSQSLATLADVQKKARKLEEEQSQDDIILLMGIVDEYIRLIGSIRLAFASRIRLHAAWQNANAEAKRVRTAHEKARRQGRIPQDRVGMSMHEVAEAEKRAADAKFEFDQCSR